A window of the Alnus glutinosa chromosome 4, dhAlnGlut1.1, whole genome shotgun sequence genome harbors these coding sequences:
- the LOC133865387 gene encoding uncharacterized protein LOC133865387 isoform X1: MESKGLPSNHSNDNRENRAKRKEILEKKKAMDELIKSAYADKDPLASFPSFRHLDRNGLSIYLKSGCGDKLSSPIKQYMMGLLKANMEAPYGFEWPTEEKVKRSEMVAPEARYIFVHEAPSASTSEILTMSKRKRPTNCVEDRGLMVGFVHYRFTLEEKIPVLYVYELQLEPRVQAKGLGNFLMQLIELIARKNHMSAVVLTVQKANSLAMNFYLNKLRYVISTVSPSRVDPLELRRVMKFFAKYLIMKLKLSWRSMKLLRSEACSESCG, encoded by the exons ATGGAATCGAAGGGGCTTCCTAGCAACCATTCTAACGACAACAGAGAAAACAGGGCCAAGCGTAAAGAG ATTCTTGAGAAGAAGAAGGCGATGGATGAGCTTATCAAATCAGCCTATGCTGATAAAGACCCTCTTGCTTCTTTCCCATCCTTTCGCCACTTGGACAGAAATG GCCTATCTATATACTTGAAATCGGGGTGTGGTGATAAGCTCTCCTCTCCTATCAAGCAATACATGATGGGGCTCCTTAAG GCCAATATGGAGGCGCCATATGGGTTTGAATGGCCAACAGAGGAGAAGGTGAAGCGTAGCGAAATGGTTGCACCGGAAGCACGATATATATTTGTGCATGAGGCTCCAAGTGCAAGTACCAGTGAGATCTTAACAATGTCAAAAAGGAAAAGACCTACTAATTGTGTAGAAGATAGGGGACTCATGGTTGGATTTGTACACTACCGCTTTACTCTGGAGGAAAAGATACCTGTTCTCTATGTGTATGAATTACAGCTCGAGCCCCGTGTCCAAGCAAAAGGATTGGGGAATTTTCTAATGCAACTAATTGAGCTTATTGCGCGCAAG AACCACATGAGTGCTGTGGTGCTGACTGTTCAAAAAGCAAATTCTTTAGCTatgaatttctatttaaataagcTAAG ATACGTTATATCAACTGTTTCACCGTCAAGAGTTGATCCATTG GAATTGAGAAGAGTTATGAAATTCTTTGCAAAATATTTGATCATGAAGCTAAAGCTATCTTGGAG ATCAATGAAGTTGCTCAGAAGTGAAGCTTGCAGTGAATCTTGTGGATGA
- the LOC133865387 gene encoding uncharacterized protein LOC133865387 isoform X6: MESKGLPSNHSNDNRENRAKRKEILEKKKAMDELIKSAYADKDPLASFPSFRHLDRNGLSIYLKSGCGDKLSSPIKQYMMGLLKANMEAPYGFEWPTEEKVKRSEMVAPEARYIFVHEAPSASTSEILTMSKRKRPTNCVEDRGLMVGFVHYRFTLEEKIPVLYVYELQLEPRVQAKGLGNFLMQLIELIARKNHMSAVVLTVQKANSLAMNFYLNKLRN, from the exons ATGGAATCGAAGGGGCTTCCTAGCAACCATTCTAACGACAACAGAGAAAACAGGGCCAAGCGTAAAGAG ATTCTTGAGAAGAAGAAGGCGATGGATGAGCTTATCAAATCAGCCTATGCTGATAAAGACCCTCTTGCTTCTTTCCCATCCTTTCGCCACTTGGACAGAAATG GCCTATCTATATACTTGAAATCGGGGTGTGGTGATAAGCTCTCCTCTCCTATCAAGCAATACATGATGGGGCTCCTTAAG GCCAATATGGAGGCGCCATATGGGTTTGAATGGCCAACAGAGGAGAAGGTGAAGCGTAGCGAAATGGTTGCACCGGAAGCACGATATATATTTGTGCATGAGGCTCCAAGTGCAAGTACCAGTGAGATCTTAACAATGTCAAAAAGGAAAAGACCTACTAATTGTGTAGAAGATAGGGGACTCATGGTTGGATTTGTACACTACCGCTTTACTCTGGAGGAAAAGATACCTGTTCTCTATGTGTATGAATTACAGCTCGAGCCCCGTGTCCAAGCAAAAGGATTGGGGAATTTTCTAATGCAACTAATTGAGCTTATTGCGCGCAAG AACCACATGAGTGCTGTGGTGCTGACTGTTCAAAAAGCAAATTCTTTAGCTatgaatttctatttaaataagcTAAG GAATTGA
- the LOC133865387 gene encoding uncharacterized protein LOC133865387 isoform X2: protein MESKGLPSNHSNDNRENRAKRKEILEKKKAMDELIKSAYADKDPLASFPSFRHLDRNGLSIYLKSGCGDKLSSPIKQYMMGLLKANMEAPYGFEWPTEEKVKRSEMVAPEARYIFVHEAPSASTSEILTMSKRKRPTNCVEDRGLMVGFVHYRFTLEEKIPVLYVYELQLEPRVQAKGLGNFLMQLIELIARKNHMSAVVLTVQKANSLAMNFYLNKLRYVISTVSPSRVDPLIGIEKSYEILCKIFDHEAKAILELNWDHDHNILADQ from the exons ATGGAATCGAAGGGGCTTCCTAGCAACCATTCTAACGACAACAGAGAAAACAGGGCCAAGCGTAAAGAG ATTCTTGAGAAGAAGAAGGCGATGGATGAGCTTATCAAATCAGCCTATGCTGATAAAGACCCTCTTGCTTCTTTCCCATCCTTTCGCCACTTGGACAGAAATG GCCTATCTATATACTTGAAATCGGGGTGTGGTGATAAGCTCTCCTCTCCTATCAAGCAATACATGATGGGGCTCCTTAAG GCCAATATGGAGGCGCCATATGGGTTTGAATGGCCAACAGAGGAGAAGGTGAAGCGTAGCGAAATGGTTGCACCGGAAGCACGATATATATTTGTGCATGAGGCTCCAAGTGCAAGTACCAGTGAGATCTTAACAATGTCAAAAAGGAAAAGACCTACTAATTGTGTAGAAGATAGGGGACTCATGGTTGGATTTGTACACTACCGCTTTACTCTGGAGGAAAAGATACCTGTTCTCTATGTGTATGAATTACAGCTCGAGCCCCGTGTCCAAGCAAAAGGATTGGGGAATTTTCTAATGCAACTAATTGAGCTTATTGCGCGCAAG AACCACATGAGTGCTGTGGTGCTGACTGTTCAAAAAGCAAATTCTTTAGCTatgaatttctatttaaataagcTAAG ATACGTTATATCAACTGTTTCACCGTCAAGAGTTGATCCATTG ATAGGAATTGAGAAGAGTTATGAAATTCTTTGCAAAATATTTGATCATGAAGCTAAAGCTATCTTGGAG TTGAATTGGGATCATGACCACAACATATTGGCAGATCAATGA
- the LOC133865387 gene encoding uncharacterized protein LOC133865387 isoform X3, whose product MESKGLPSNHSNDNRENRAKRKEILEKKKAMDELIKSAYADKDPLASFPSFRHLDRNGLSIYLKSGCGDKLSSPIKQYMMGLLKANMEAPYGFEWPTEEKVKRSEMVAPEARYIFVHEAPSASTSEILTMSKRKRPTNCVEDRGLMVGFVHYRFTLEEKIPVLYVYELQLEPRVQAKGLGNFLMQLIELIARKNHMSAVVLTVQKANSLAMNFYLNKLRYVISTVSPSRVDPLIGIEKSYEILCKIFDHEAKAILEINEVAQK is encoded by the exons ATGGAATCGAAGGGGCTTCCTAGCAACCATTCTAACGACAACAGAGAAAACAGGGCCAAGCGTAAAGAG ATTCTTGAGAAGAAGAAGGCGATGGATGAGCTTATCAAATCAGCCTATGCTGATAAAGACCCTCTTGCTTCTTTCCCATCCTTTCGCCACTTGGACAGAAATG GCCTATCTATATACTTGAAATCGGGGTGTGGTGATAAGCTCTCCTCTCCTATCAAGCAATACATGATGGGGCTCCTTAAG GCCAATATGGAGGCGCCATATGGGTTTGAATGGCCAACAGAGGAGAAGGTGAAGCGTAGCGAAATGGTTGCACCGGAAGCACGATATATATTTGTGCATGAGGCTCCAAGTGCAAGTACCAGTGAGATCTTAACAATGTCAAAAAGGAAAAGACCTACTAATTGTGTAGAAGATAGGGGACTCATGGTTGGATTTGTACACTACCGCTTTACTCTGGAGGAAAAGATACCTGTTCTCTATGTGTATGAATTACAGCTCGAGCCCCGTGTCCAAGCAAAAGGATTGGGGAATTTTCTAATGCAACTAATTGAGCTTATTGCGCGCAAG AACCACATGAGTGCTGTGGTGCTGACTGTTCAAAAAGCAAATTCTTTAGCTatgaatttctatttaaataagcTAAG ATACGTTATATCAACTGTTTCACCGTCAAGAGTTGATCCATTG ATAGGAATTGAGAAGAGTTATGAAATTCTTTGCAAAATATTTGATCATGAAGCTAAAGCTATCTTGGAG ATCAATGAAGTTGCTCAGAAGTGA
- the LOC133865387 gene encoding uncharacterized protein LOC133865387 isoform X7: MESKGLPSNHSNDNRENRAKRKEILEKKKAMDELIKSAYADKDPLASFPSFRHLDRNGLSIYLKSGCGDKLSSPIKQYMMGLLKANMEAPYGFEWPTEEKVKRSEMVAPEARYIFVHEAPSASTSEILTMSKRKRPTNCVEDRGLMVGFVHYRFTLEEKIPVLYVYELQLEPRVQAKGLGNFLMQLIELIARKVLKPHECCGADCSKSKFFSYEFLFK, from the exons ATGGAATCGAAGGGGCTTCCTAGCAACCATTCTAACGACAACAGAGAAAACAGGGCCAAGCGTAAAGAG ATTCTTGAGAAGAAGAAGGCGATGGATGAGCTTATCAAATCAGCCTATGCTGATAAAGACCCTCTTGCTTCTTTCCCATCCTTTCGCCACTTGGACAGAAATG GCCTATCTATATACTTGAAATCGGGGTGTGGTGATAAGCTCTCCTCTCCTATCAAGCAATACATGATGGGGCTCCTTAAG GCCAATATGGAGGCGCCATATGGGTTTGAATGGCCAACAGAGGAGAAGGTGAAGCGTAGCGAAATGGTTGCACCGGAAGCACGATATATATTTGTGCATGAGGCTCCAAGTGCAAGTACCAGTGAGATCTTAACAATGTCAAAAAGGAAAAGACCTACTAATTGTGTAGAAGATAGGGGACTCATGGTTGGATTTGTACACTACCGCTTTACTCTGGAGGAAAAGATACCTGTTCTCTATGTGTATGAATTACAGCTCGAGCCCCGTGTCCAAGCAAAAGGATTGGGGAATTTTCTAATGCAACTAATTGAGCTTATTGCGCGCAAGGTGCTGA AACCACATGAGTGCTGTGGTGCTGACTGTTCAAAAAGCAAATTCTTTAGCTatgaatttctatttaaataa
- the LOC133865387 gene encoding uncharacterized protein LOC133865387 isoform X4, whose translation MESKGLPSNHSNDNRENRAKRKEILEKKKAMDELIKSAYADKDPLASFPSFRHLDRNGLSIYLKSGCGDKLSSPIKQYMMGLLKANMEAPYGFEWPTEEKVKRSEMVAPEARYIFVHEAPSASTSEILTMSKRKRPTNCVEDRGLMVGFVHYRFTLEEKIPVLYVYELQLEPRVQAKGLGNFLMQLIELIARKNHMSAVVLTVQKANSLAMNFYLNKLRYVISTVSPSRVDPLELRRVMKFFAKYLIMKLKLSWS comes from the exons ATGGAATCGAAGGGGCTTCCTAGCAACCATTCTAACGACAACAGAGAAAACAGGGCCAAGCGTAAAGAG ATTCTTGAGAAGAAGAAGGCGATGGATGAGCTTATCAAATCAGCCTATGCTGATAAAGACCCTCTTGCTTCTTTCCCATCCTTTCGCCACTTGGACAGAAATG GCCTATCTATATACTTGAAATCGGGGTGTGGTGATAAGCTCTCCTCTCCTATCAAGCAATACATGATGGGGCTCCTTAAG GCCAATATGGAGGCGCCATATGGGTTTGAATGGCCAACAGAGGAGAAGGTGAAGCGTAGCGAAATGGTTGCACCGGAAGCACGATATATATTTGTGCATGAGGCTCCAAGTGCAAGTACCAGTGAGATCTTAACAATGTCAAAAAGGAAAAGACCTACTAATTGTGTAGAAGATAGGGGACTCATGGTTGGATTTGTACACTACCGCTTTACTCTGGAGGAAAAGATACCTGTTCTCTATGTGTATGAATTACAGCTCGAGCCCCGTGTCCAAGCAAAAGGATTGGGGAATTTTCTAATGCAACTAATTGAGCTTATTGCGCGCAAG AACCACATGAGTGCTGTGGTGCTGACTGTTCAAAAAGCAAATTCTTTAGCTatgaatttctatttaaataagcTAAG ATACGTTATATCAACTGTTTCACCGTCAAGAGTTGATCCATTG GAATTGAGAAGAGTTATGAAATTCTTTGCAAAATATTTGATCATGAAGCTAAAGCTATCTTGGAG TTGA
- the LOC133865387 gene encoding uncharacterized protein LOC133865387 isoform X5, which translates to MESKGLPSNHSNDNRENRAKRKEILEKKKAMDELIKSAYADKDPLASFPSFRHLDRNGLSIYLKSGCGDKLSSPIKQYMMGLLKANMEAPYGFEWPTEEKVKRSEMVAPEARYIFVHEAPSASTSEILTMSKRKRPTNCVEDRGLMVGFVHYRFTLEEKIPVLYVYELQLEPRVQAKGLGNFLMQLIELIARKNHMSAVVLTVQKANSLAMNFYLNKLRSQADPRGNKGHNHLMTVQSLLS; encoded by the exons ATGGAATCGAAGGGGCTTCCTAGCAACCATTCTAACGACAACAGAGAAAACAGGGCCAAGCGTAAAGAG ATTCTTGAGAAGAAGAAGGCGATGGATGAGCTTATCAAATCAGCCTATGCTGATAAAGACCCTCTTGCTTCTTTCCCATCCTTTCGCCACTTGGACAGAAATG GCCTATCTATATACTTGAAATCGGGGTGTGGTGATAAGCTCTCCTCTCCTATCAAGCAATACATGATGGGGCTCCTTAAG GCCAATATGGAGGCGCCATATGGGTTTGAATGGCCAACAGAGGAGAAGGTGAAGCGTAGCGAAATGGTTGCACCGGAAGCACGATATATATTTGTGCATGAGGCTCCAAGTGCAAGTACCAGTGAGATCTTAACAATGTCAAAAAGGAAAAGACCTACTAATTGTGTAGAAGATAGGGGACTCATGGTTGGATTTGTACACTACCGCTTTACTCTGGAGGAAAAGATACCTGTTCTCTATGTGTATGAATTACAGCTCGAGCCCCGTGTCCAAGCAAAAGGATTGGGGAATTTTCTAATGCAACTAATTGAGCTTATTGCGCGCAAG AACCACATGAGTGCTGTGGTGCTGACTGTTCAAAAAGCAAATTCTTTAGCTatgaatttctatttaaataagcTAAG GAGCCAAGCTGATCCTAGGGGCAATAAAGGTCATAACCATCTCATGACAGTCCAGTCACTTCTCTCTTAA
- the LOC133867230 gene encoding pentatricopeptide repeat-containing protein At5g16860-like produces the protein MFISFFLHLKPRAPLVFNPFTTFLLFSTTSAMPTVPLITETLFKQCKTSIEAKLLHQQILVQGLAVTDMATDLIRTYISCDAPGQAVSLLERLAPSHFTVFWWNALIRRAVRRGFLEEVLGLYRRMQRLGWRPDHYTFPFVLKACGELPSFRRGASVHAVVCANGFESNVFVCNALVAMYGRCGVLDEARRVFDDMCERGIGDVVSWNSIVAAYVQGGDVRNALKMFDNMTDDRGICPDAVSIVNILPACASVGAWLQGKEVHGFAFRSGLVEDVYVGNAVVDMYAKCGMMDEANKVFDRMMVKDVVSWNAMVTGYSKIGRFEDVLTLFEKMREEKIQLDVVTWSAVIAGYAQRGHGYESLDVFRQMRVCGSDPNVVTLVSLLSGCACVGALLHGKEIHCYATKCILNRKGSHPMEDLMVINGLIDMYAKCKSTEVARMMFDSIAPEGRDVVTWTVMIGGYAQHGEANDALELFSKMLGQENLLKPNAFTIACALVACSRLGALRFGKQIHAYVLRNQYESMMVFVANCLVDMYSKSGDIDAARVVFDNMKQRNAVSWTSLLTGYGMHGHGEEALQVFDEMRRAGWEPDGVTLVVVLYACSHTGMVERGMNYFNGMSEEFGVVPGVEHYACMVDLLGRAGRLDEALKLVEGMPMEPTPIVWVALLSACRIHQNVKLAEYAANRLSELELENDGTYTLLSNIYANARRWKDVARIRSLMKHTGIQKRPGCSWVQGKKGTATFFVGDRSHPQSQQIYEILADLIQRIKAMGYVPETSFALHDVDDEEKGVLLFEHSEKLALAYGILTSPAGAPIRITKNLRVCGDCHTAIAYISKIVDHEIILRDSSRFHHFRKGSCSCRGYW, from the coding sequence ATGTTCATCTCTTTCTTCCTCCATTTAAAACCAAGGGCACCGCTTGTATTCAATCCCTTCACTACCTTTTTGCTATTCTCTACTACCAGTGCTATGCCCACGGTTCCTCTAATCACAGAGACGCTTTTCAAACAATGCAAGACCTCAATCGAAGCCAAGCTCCTCCATCAGCAGATCTTGGTCCAGGGCCTCGCGGTCACGGACATGGCCACGGACCTCATCCGCACCTACATATCCTGCGACGCTCCCGGGCAGGCCGTTTCATTGCTCGAGCGCCTTGCTCCGTCGCATTTCACCGTGTTCTGGTGGAACGCGCTGATACGACGGGCCGTGCGTCGTGGGTTTCTTGAGGAGGTACTTGGTTTGTACAGAAGAATGCAGAGACTTGGGTGGAGGCCTGACCACTACACCTTCCCTTTTGTGCTCAAAGCTTGTGGCGAGCTTCCGTCGTTTCGTCGAGGGGCTTCTGTCCATGCTGTGGTGTGCGCAAATGGGTTTGAGTCCAATGTCTTTGTTTGTAATGCTTTGGTGGCCATGTATGGAAGGTGTGGTGTGTTGGATGAGGCGCGTCGGGTGTTTGATGATATGTGCGAGAGAGGGATAGGTGATGTGGTTTCGTGGAATTCGATTGTGGCTGCTTATGTACAAGGTGGTGATGTTAGGAATGCACTCAAAATGTTCGATAATATGACTGATGATCGTGGAATCTGCCCGGATGCTGTCAGCATTGTGAATATTCTTCCAGCTTGTGCTTCGGTGGGTGCGTGGTTGCAGGGTAAGGAGGTTCACGGGTTTGCGTTTAGGAGTGGGTTGGTCGAGGATGTGTATGTGGGTAATGCTGTAGTGGACATGTATGCCAAATGTGGGATGATGGATGAAGCAAACAAGGTTTTTGACCGGATGATGGTTAAGGATGTGGTTTCTTGGAATGCTATGGTAACTGGATACTCTAAGATTGGTAGATTTGAGGATGTTCTTACTTTGTTTGAGAAGATGCGGGAGGAGAAGATTCAGTTGGATGTCGTGACTTGGAGTGCGGTGATTGCCGGGTATGCTCAGAGGGGGCATGGTTACGAGTCATTGGATGTGTTTCGGCAAATGCGGGTTTGTGGGTCAGACCCGAATGTTGTTACTTTGGTGTCTCTTCTTTCAGGTTGTGCTTGTGTGGGAGCATTGCTTCATGGAAAAGAGATTCATTGTTATGCCACAAAATGTATTCTCAACCGAAAGGGAAGTCATCCCATGGAAGATCTAATGGTAATTAATGGTCTAATTGACATGTATGCTAAGTGCAAAAGTACCGAAGTAGCACGAATGATGTTTGATTCAATAGCACCAGAGGGTAGGGATGTGGTAACTTGGACTGTCATGATTGGTGGGTATGCCCAGCATGGAGAAGCCAATGATGCACTGGAGCTTTTCTCCAAGATGCTTGGACAGGAGAATTTGTTAAAGCCAAATGCTTTTACTATTGCTTGTGCTCTGGTCGCTTGTTCTCGTTTGGGTGCCCTGAGGTTTGGTAAACAAATTCATGCTTATGTGTTACGCAATCAGTATGAGTCTATGATGGTATTTGTAGCTAATTGCCTTGTAGATATGTATTCCAAATCTGGAGACATTGATGCTGCTCGAGTTGTGTTTGATAACATGAAGCAGAGGAATGCTGTTTCTTGGACATCTCTATTGACAGGTTATGGCATGCATGGTCATGGAGAAGAAGCTCTCCAGGTTTTTGATGAGATGAGGAGAGCGGGGTGGGAGCCTGATGGCGTGACCTTGGTTGTTGTTCTTTATGCTTGTAGCCATACCGGAATGGTCGAGCGGGGAATGAACTACTTCAATGGCATGAGCGAGGAATTTGGGGTTGTTCCTGGAGTGGAACACTATGCTTGCATGGTTGACCTTTTGGGTCGTGCCGGTCGCCTGGACGAGGCCCTGAAACTTGTCGAAGGCATGCCAATGGAGCCGACCCCGATTGTGTGGGTGGCGTTGCTTAGTGCTTGTAGGATCCATCAAAATGTTAAACTTGCAGAATATGCTGCAAATCGATTGTCAGAATTGGAGTTAGAGAATGATGGCACATATACTTTGCTTTCAAACATATATGCCAATGCCAGGCGTTGGAAAGATGTGGCCAGAATAAGATCTTTGATGAAACACACAGGGATCCAGAAGAGGCCTGGTTGCAGTTGGGTCCAAGGAAAGAAAGGCACTGCAACCTTCTTTGTGGGGGATAGGTCTCATCCTCAGTCTCAACAAATATACGAGATCCTTGCAGATCTAATTCAACGCATCAAAGCTATGGGGTATGTTCCTGAGACGAGCTTTGCTCTTCATGATGTGGACGATGAGGAGAAGGGTGTCCTTCTTTTTGAACATAGTGAGAAGTTGGCGCTTGCATATGGCATCCTTACATCACCTGCAGGGGCACCTATCCGAATCACCAAGAACTTGCGCGTATGTGGTGATTGCCACACTGCAATTGCCTACATATCCAAGATTGTTGACCATGAAATTATCTTGAGAGACTCAAGCCGCTTCCATCATTTCAGGAAAGGATCCTGCTCCTGCAGAGGCTATTGGTGA